A section of the Plutella xylostella chromosome 18, ilPluXylo3.1, whole genome shotgun sequence genome encodes:
- the LOC105380969 gene encoding 39S ribosomal protein L14, mitochondrial: MFRSLLNRLNPTKLSCGFHTSTCLNEVQLLTRLRVVDNSEIGKRAMAEGKPPKVICVYNKKRIGYIGDRVMVAIKGQKKKGILVGLKQTQNVKVPKFDSNNIVLIDDNGTPLGTRIHVPIPTILRTILKERTHAKGADYTKLLSIATRFV; this comes from the exons ATGTTTAGATCCTTGCTAAATCGACTAAATCCCACAAAATTATCATGTGGATTTCACACGTCAACGTGTTTGAACGAAGTACAACTACTGACAAGGCTACGAGTGGTGGATAATTCTGAAATCGGCAAGAGGGCTATGGCTGAAGGGAAACCTCCAAAAGTTATTTGTGTTTACAACAAGAAAC GTATTGGCTACATTGGTGACAGAGTGATGGTGGCTATCAAGGGGCAGAAGAAAAAGGGAATCCTTGTCGGGCTCAAGCAGACCCAGAATGTCAAAGTGCCCAAATTTGACAGCAACAATATAGTCCTCATTGACGATAACGGCACTCCACTGGGCACCCGCATCCATGTACCTATTCCTACTATATTGCGGACCATACTTAAAGAACGCACACATGCCAAAGGAGCTGATTATACTAAACTACTTTCTATAGCCACTAGATTTGTTTAG
- the LOC105380958 gene encoding calcineurin subunit B type 2 isoform X1, giving the protein MGNENSIPMGELCSNSRVNLVDFKVENFDADEIRRLGKRFRKLDLDNSGALSIDEFMSLPELQQNPLVQRVIDIFDADGNGEVDFKEFIQGVSQFSVKGDKLSKLRFAFRIYDMDNDGFISNGELFQVLKMMVGNNLKDTQLQQIVDKTILFADKDEDGKISFEEFCNVVGNTDIHKKMVVDV; this is encoded by the exons atg GGTAATGAAAACTCTATTCCGATGGGGGAGCTCTGCTCGAACT CGCGAGTAAACCTCGTTGATTTTAAGGTGGAGAACT TCGACGCGGACGAGATCCGGCGCCTCGGCAAGCGCTTCCGCAAGCTGGACCTGGACAACTCCGGCGCGCTGTCCATCGACGAGTTCATGTCGCTGCCGGAGCTGCAGCAGAACCCGCTGGTGCAGCGCGTCATCGACATCTTCGACGCCGACGGCAACGGCGAG GTGGACTTCAAGGAGTTCATCCAGGGAGTCTCCCAGTTCAGCGTGAAGGGAGACAAGCTCTCGAAGCTGCGGTTCGCGTTCCGCATTTATGACATGGACAACGACGGGTTTATATCCAATGGGGAGCTGTTTCAG GTCCTCAAAATGATGGTCGGCAACAACCTTAAAGACACGCAGCTTCAACAGATAGTCGACAAGACGATCCTGTTTGCAGACAAGGATGAAGACGGCAAGATATCCTTCGAGGAATTCTGTAATGTGGTGGGCAACACAGACATACACAAGAAAATGGTCGTCGACGTCTAG
- the LOC105380958 gene encoding calcineurin subunit B type 2 isoform X2: protein MGNENSIPMGELCSNFDADEIRRLGKRFRKLDLDNSGALSIDEFMSLPELQQNPLVQRVIDIFDADGNGEVDFKEFIQGVSQFSVKGDKLSKLRFAFRIYDMDNDGFISNGELFQVLKMMVGNNLKDTQLQQIVDKTILFADKDEDGKISFEEFCNVVGNTDIHKKMVVDV, encoded by the exons atg GGTAATGAAAACTCTATTCCGATGGGGGAGCTCTGCTCGAACT TCGACGCGGACGAGATCCGGCGCCTCGGCAAGCGCTTCCGCAAGCTGGACCTGGACAACTCCGGCGCGCTGTCCATCGACGAGTTCATGTCGCTGCCGGAGCTGCAGCAGAACCCGCTGGTGCAGCGCGTCATCGACATCTTCGACGCCGACGGCAACGGCGAG GTGGACTTCAAGGAGTTCATCCAGGGAGTCTCCCAGTTCAGCGTGAAGGGAGACAAGCTCTCGAAGCTGCGGTTCGCGTTCCGCATTTATGACATGGACAACGACGGGTTTATATCCAATGGGGAGCTGTTTCAG GTCCTCAAAATGATGGTCGGCAACAACCTTAAAGACACGCAGCTTCAACAGATAGTCGACAAGACGATCCTGTTTGCAGACAAGGATGAAGACGGCAAGATATCCTTCGAGGAATTCTGTAATGTGGTGGGCAACACAGACATACACAAGAAAATGGTCGTCGACGTCTAG